The window AGATTCTCCGGGACCGGGTCTTGTCTGGAAGATTCCGAATCCCCTTCTTTATGTCAACAGGTATTTTAAAGCCACGGACCCAAGTTTTGGTCTCGTTCTTacagaggggtgggatgtagccccgtggtacagcgctcgctcaatgtgcggtcggtgtgggatcgatcccagtcagtgggtccattgggctatttctcattccaaccagtgtaccacgactggtatatcaaaggccatggtatgtgctaccctgtctgttggatggtgcatataaaagaaattaggcaaaaaatctaaaaagttgcgtttacttacaggtatttgtggccagctgtccagttattccgataacagtggttttctgaccagaattgttttaaaaacccaaactacgattcatatttggtgattttcgttgttggtaaaatgagcaaatttattatcaaattagctgtcacaatcagcaatcgatccctgaaaattaccgctattgttgtcaagcgaaaatacttgccgaaaaccactttttgaactcaaaattttaaggtattttcatttgaaaaagataaaagccaccattttgaaaagaaatctttttttcttttatcatatttccgtttccggtaaGTGCCGTGTGCAAAACAGCGGGAAATATAAATTGGGGATTGCACTGTATGTggtatacagtatgtcgactgacgtgacgtcgggcgaaaTATCTCGCCTACAGTATTCAAAAGGTTAAGAAAATGCTTTCATTAGCTTATTGTCAGTGTCTGTTTTGTCTTGACAGAATGTGAACAGCTAATTCAGTGAGTGGTAAATGCTTCCATTGGCTTATTGTCTGTTTTGTCTGACAGAATGTGAACAGCTAATTCAGTGGGTGGTAAATGCTTCCGTTGGCTTATTGTCTGTTTTGTCTGACAGAATGTGAACAGCTAATTCAGTGGGTGGTAAATGCTTCCGTTGGCTTATTGTCTGTTTTGTCTGACAGAATGTGAACAGCTAATTCAGTGGGTGGTAAATGCTTCCGTTGGCTGATTGTCTGTTTTGTCTGACAGAAAGTGAACAGCTAATTCAGTGACTGGTAAATGCTTCCGTTGGCTGATTGTCTGTTTTGTCTGACAGAATGTGAACAGCTAATTCAGTGACTGGTAAATGCTTCCGTTGGCTGATTGTCTGTTTTGTCTGACAGAATGTGAACAGCTAATTCAGTGAGTGGTAAATGCTTTCATTGGCTTATTGTCTGTTTTGTCAGAATGTGAACAGCTGATTCGCCGTATGCTGGTGCTGGACCCGGCAAAACGCTTCACGATCAAGCAGATCAAGCACCACCAGTGGATGCAGCTGGAGGGCGGCCCACCGAAACACCTCCCACCCAGCCCCATCATCGGATACAATGCCAAGATTGGCGAGTTCAACGAACAGATCCTCAGAATCATGCAGAGTCTCGGCATAGATCAACAGAAAACAATTGAGGTTAGGCTTTGTAGTCGAGATGTGCATATTGTATCAGGGcgtctagaatttttataaaatccactagcaatgggatcagtaatttaaaaacaatttactagccatgattaaaaattcactagccctactttaagttaatacaattttagtaaataatagtaataatgagatatgtcacacctaaagagggagatagagcttaaaaacactaacattgggcggggggggggggggggctggggggggcaggatattcgtATTTACAAAATGCAAGAGTGATTCTccattacttaaaatatgttgtgatgtcattaaaacaagcccagtggtaaagcgtttgcttgatatgcggttggtttgggatcgatccctgtcagtgggcccattgggctatttctcgttctagccagtgcaccacgactggtatacccaaggccgtggtatgtgctatcctgtctgtgggatggtgcatataaaagatcccttgatgctaatcggaaagagtagcccatgaagtggtgacagcaggtttcctctgtcaatatctgtgtggtccttaaccatttgtcctacgccatataacagtaaatacaatgtgtcgagttcgtcgttaaataaaacatttctttctttctttttccatgtgtctgacgccatataaccgtaattaaatgtttagagtgcgtcgttaaataaatcatttccttctttcattgaaacaaacatttctttccttttctttgcaGACATTGAAGAGTGATTCTccattacttaaaatatgttgtgatgtgatgtcattaaaacaaacattccttttcttttgtttcgCAGGCGTTGAAGAGCGATGCGTACGACCACTACACCGCCATCTACTACCTACTGCTGGACAAGCTGCAGCAGCACCGCAACTCGCTGCCCATCGAGAACCGTGTGGACAACCGGCGCCGGCGCCCCAGCACGATTGCGGACCAGGCCCTGATGCACGCCAAGCCCAGATCTCAGAGTCACCGGCCATCGCTCAGCAACATCAAGTACGGCATGTTTAGCCGCACCACCGACTGTGCCAGCCCCCCCGTCACCACCGGTGTCCCCGTCAACGCTGCGGCCGTCAAGATATCGCCCACCACcatgcagcagcagcagccgaTAATGCCGGGATCCAGCAGCGATGTCGACAACAGCGTTCTGCCTCCACAGGGCGTCACGTCTCTGAAGGACATCTTACCTCAACCGCTAATCGCGATGCAGTCGTTGTCTGGTCACATGATCACGACATCCATTGATGAGGGCGTGGAGGCGGACATCATGGATCGGAGCAGTCAGTGTGATTTGAACCGGCAGTCGTTTGGTCTGGGTCTCGTGCCGAGCTCAGTGTACGGCAATATGAGCAgcctgatgatgatgatgaacagCAATAATAGTAACACTTCGCTGAGCACCATGTCCAATCAGTCCCCGTTCACATCCTTCGATTCGTCTCTCGAGTCTGACGTCAACACCAGTCTCTCATCGTGTGGCCAGAACAGTTCGTCGTCATTTGGCTTCGGCAGTGCGTCGTACGGCAATCAGGCCTTGTacgcaacaacaacaacaaacaataacatcaacaacaatGCCGCGAACGCGTCCCCAAATGTGTTGAACGTCGGGAACAATCAGGTACTAACGACGTCGAACAATCCGATGGACGGTCAGCCGCTGGACGAACAGACGGCAGACCGGACCCATGTGCGGTCCCCAGTGAACTTTCACGAAGGGAGGCGGGCCTCGGATGGTCTGGTCGCCCAGGGGATCATCGCGTTCCGACAGCGGCTCCGCGAGAGCATGAGAGCCAAGGGGATGTTGGAGCTGAGACAGGAGCACCAGGAGCTGCAGCGTCGGCACATGTTCCAGCAGATGTTGTCGATTGGTGGTGGTACCGCCCCTCAGGTTGCCCCCCAGCGGAAGCTGTCAGCCCCGCACCACCCATCCATGCGGCAGTGGTCCCTGGACGAGCAGAGTCAGGCACAGCGCCGCAGGCCGCTCATGAAACGGATGAGTCTGCCCTCGGAGTCGTTCGACATCCAGCCGCACCGTCTGCTGGCACTGAAGCAGTCGATGCAGGTGGAGCAAGAACTGGACCGCGTCGTCAGCCAGGAGGAGTCTGCATCTGCGTCTGCGTCTGCGTCTGCGTCGTCATCAGTGTCTGCGTTGCCGTACACGGCCGGCAAGCATCACCTGCTGCAGCACCGGCTGCAGCAGAAGAGGCAGACGTTCCAGAAACACTCACAGCTGTCGCAGCAGTTCCAGCACCTGAACATCGACCCGCAGAATATGCCAACACTCAAGTTCCCCTATCCTTTGAACGGAGCCGAGTGTGCTCCTCCCCCTCCGATTCCCCTGCCCCAGACCGTCCCCCAGGACTTGTCGCTGTTGTCACAGTCTGCGAGCAGGGCAGAGTTCAGTGTCCCTGCGTATATCCAGGACACGGGTCAGATGCACGGCGAGGTGGAGCGTTCGTCCCTGGCCCAGGAGGTGGGGACGATGGGACAGGTTTATGAGACGGGACAGGTTTACGAGACGGGACAGCGTTACGAGACGGGACAGGTTTACGAGACGGGACAGTGTTACGAGACGGGACAGTGTTACGAGACGGGACAGCGTTACGAGACGGGACAGGTTTACGAGACGGGACAGGTTTATGAGATGGGCCCAGCGGGTGATCTGAACACACCGGGCGGGGGTCTATCTGCGGGCCTCCACGACCCGTCTCAGCACAAGAATCTCTTGAACTTGCTACCCCAGACGTTCGTCCCGCCAGACTGCAACACGTGTGGTGGCGTGTATCCCTCGGAGATGGCTCGATCGTTCGCGAGCTCCCCCGAATCAAAACTGAACCTTCCGGACACTGAGGTGAGTGCAGCTTCACAGCTACAACAGctgcaacaacagcaacaacagctACAACAACAGCAGGTTCTCGGCGCCGCTGTGCTGGCGGAGGGGGGTTACGGGTTACCATGGCAATATGGATCGGATTTCGTTTACCTGCAGCACCGGTACGGCGAGTCCCCGGCATTTTCGCACAAGACTGACAAATCAGCACTTGTGGTGAATCCGTTGAACACTGAAGGCCTCCAGGACTCCGGTGATGTTCCGGTAGACGAGGAGGAGGCGGCGTCGTCGTTTcatcctccccctccccctccccctcctcccgGTGGTGGTACGGACGGTGTGTACGGTTACGTCCCCCAGCGTAAGATATCCAAACAGCTACCGCTGTACCAGCCCGATGAGTTGCGTCAAGTGCTGGTGGAGCAAGAGACCGAGTCGGAGTCGACTCGCAAAGACGACGGAAAACGGATCGCTGAGAAAAAAGTGAAGTGTTTCGATACGCTCCACGAAGAACAGATGGATATGTCGTAAATTAATTATATCTACAGCAATGGGTGTATCATTTATTCCTTTCAGCCGAATCAAGCAGAAGCAT of the Gigantopelta aegis isolate Gae_Host chromosome 12, Gae_host_genome, whole genome shotgun sequence genome contains:
- the LOC121386809 gene encoding serine/threonine-protein kinase SIK2-like, giving the protein MVMAERPKAPIRVGFYDIEKTIGKGNFAVVKLAKHRITKTEVAIKIIDKTQLDETNLKKIYREVKIMKLMNHQHIIKLFQVMETKNMLYLVLEYAPHGEIFDYIAHHGRMPETEARKKFWQIISAVEYCHNHRIVHRDLKAENLLLDENMNIKIADFGFGNFFKTGDQLATWCGSPPYAAPEVFEGKKYLGPHIDIWSLGVVLYVLVCGALPFDGSNLQILRDRVLSGRFRIPFFMSTECEQLIRRMLVLDPAKRFTIKQIKHHQWMQLEGGPPKHLPPSPIIGYNAKIGEFNEQILRIMQSLGIDQQKTIEALKSDAYDHYTAIYYLLLDKLQQHRNSLPIENRVDNRRRRPSTIADQALMHAKPRSQSHRPSLSNIKYGMFSRTTDCASPPVTTGVPVNAAAVKISPTTMQQQQPIMPGSSSDVDNSVLPPQGVTSLKDILPQPLIAMQSLSGHMITTSIDEGVEADIMDRSSQCDLNRQSFGLGLVPSSVYGNMSSLMMMMNSNNSNTSLSTMSNQSPFTSFDSSLESDVNTSLSSCGQNSSSSFGFGSASYGNQALYATTTTNNNINNNAANASPNVLNVGNNQVLTTSNNPMDGQPLDEQTADRTHVRSPVNFHEGRRASDGLVAQGIIAFRQRLRESMRAKGMLELRQEHQELQRRHMFQQMLSIGGGTAPQVAPQRKLSAPHHPSMRQWSLDEQSQAQRRRPLMKRMSLPSESFDIQPHRLLALKQSMQVEQELDRVVSQEESASASASASASSSVSALPYTAGKHHLLQHRLQQKRQTFQKHSQLSQQFQHLNIDPQNMPTLKFPYPLNGAECAPPPPIPLPQTVPQDLSLLSQSASRAEFSVPAYIQDTGQMHGEVERSSLAQEVGTMGQVYETGQVYETGQRYETGQVYETGQCYETGQCYETGQRYETGQVYETGQVYEMGPAGDLNTPGGGLSAGLHDPSQHKNLLNLLPQTFVPPDCNTCGGVYPSEMARSFASSPESKLNLPDTEVSAASQLQQLQQQQQQLQQQQVLGAAVLAEGGYGLPWQYGSDFVYLQHRYGESPAFSHKTDKSALVVNPLNTEGLQDSGDVPVDEEEAASSFHPPPPPPPPPGGGTDGVYGYVPQRKISKQLPLYQPDELRQVLVEQETESESTRKDDGKRIAEKKVKCFDTLHEEQMDMS